A segment of the Leptolyngbya sp. NIES-3755 genome:
TTGTCATAGTGTTTGAAGAAAAGGGACACTCAAACTAAAAGTGTCCCCGCTAGAGGTGTGAGATCCGGTGAGATCTAGAAAGTGAACGTTGTCCGAATTGTGCCAACATAAATCGCGTTGTTGGCAGAATTACCTTCAGGATTGAAGATCACGAAAGCTCCAGGCGTGATCGAGATGTTGTCGTTCAGACGATAACGGTAGAACACTTCCAAATGGTAGGAAGAACTCCGATCTTCTCGACGTGCCGAAACAGCAGTCGGGGTCGCTAAACCAAAATCGCTGCTCGTCACTTTCGGCGGCATTCCAAAGATGATTCCGCCTAAGCTACCTTCTTTGAACAAATCTGGAAATGCTAGACCAACCGCCCAGTTGAAAATCGTTGCTCGATCGCCTTCTCGAACAGTTCTCGTCGCAGCCGTCGCGCCAACGGTTCGGGTTGCTTTCGCATCGGTCAAACCTGCCCAACCTGCTAACGCCAATCCAGGACTAAGGCGAATATTCGCTTGCAGACCGAACTGGTTCGTGGTCGTCGGAACGTTCCCAGCGGTGTTTAAGGTTTGGTTACTACCAAAGGGATTGTTAGCGAAAGCACTTCCAGTACTACCTGTGATTCCAGATCCGGTGCTGTAGTAAGCATTTGCGTAGGTGAACCCGATTCCTAGATTGGGAGTGGGTTGGTACGCTAACTGCGCGATCGCTGCATAGCTACCACTAAACAAACCGCGATCGGTACTTGGATCTTGAGCATCTGCGGTCGGGACCAAGTAACCTACTGAAAGCGTGAAATTGTTTCCAGCCGTAAATTCTCGTCCTAACCGCTGATTGATAATGATCCCAGTTCCAGTACTAGCTCGGTAGATCGGATTGAATCGTCCGAATCGAGAAATCGCACCGTTTCCGCTCGACTCAAACGGGCTAAGGGTCGCGATCGAATCATTGAACTCTAAACCATCATTGGTTCCAGTTCCGAGAAACACGGTCGTTTGATCGCCCAGAGGAAAGCGATATTCCAGACGAAGCTCGATCGAGTTATTGTTCGTCCCGTCATAACCGAGACGAGTCATATTCGTCCCCGTGATTCCGGTTGCTCCTGTACCACTAAAAGCAGTGATGTTTCTCGCTTGCAACTGAGTTCTTAAGCGATCGCGTCCCGTGAAACTCGTATCAAAGGCAATCCGAACACGACTTGCAAAGATTGCATTTTCGCGAACATCTCGATCGGGGTTCGTTGCCGATCCGGTAATGGCAGCATTTCGCGCCGCTGTTCGTGCTGCTGGAGTCGCCGCCGCATCGACGACACGCTGTTGGTCAGAGGTAATTGCTCGATCAGCTCCGAACACTTGGCTAACTGAAAGAATCGCTTCCCCGGTCAGCTTGGTTGTGGTTGAAAATTGCTGTCTTTCAAGCGTTGTTGTCCGAGCTTCTAAGCTATCCACCGCTCCACGAAGGGTCGCTAACTCGGCAGTAAATTCTTCTTGTAGCTTTTGCAGTGTTGCTAAATCTTCTTTCTTAACGAGATCGGCAGTAGAAGCTGCGATGAGTTCGTTGACGCGATCGAGACAAGCATTCAGTCCCGCTGCAAATTCAAACCGAGTTAATGCCCGATTTCCGCGATAAGTGCGATCGGGATACCCAGCAATACAACCATAGCGCTCAACTAAGGATTGCAAAGCTTGAAACGCCCAATCGGTCGGACGAACATCAGACAATTGAGAAACTGAAGTAACTTGACCTTTGAGAGTCGGGTTTGAGATTTCATCGATCGAGGTCACGCGCTCTTGAGCCGATGCAGAGAGAGCGATTGACCCCGCAAGCACAGGCACTAACACAAGGGAATGCCAAAGGCGGTACATAAAAAATCCTCACATCACAAAATTAATCGATCGAGCATCAGTCAGTCTGAGGCAGCTAGAACTTCAAGCTTGAAGAATAGTTAAAGCCTTATGCCAAATCGATTGTTGAGTGCGCCAAATCTGGGAAGCCCCCTAAATCCCTCACGAGTGGGGGACTTTGAAGACAGAATGATTCTCAGAACTTGGGGAATTTGTCTTGCTCTTAGTCCCCCAGAATGGGGGATTTAGGGGGCGAAGGATCTGTCGCACTCAACAAATTGATCTGGTAGAGCTTCGCTTTAATCTCTAAGGCTTCACTTCTGCTCTCACCTGTTGCAGAGCGCGTTGTGCCACAGGTTCAGGAATCCGAGTAAAGTCTAAGCTTCCATTCAAGTTCTGCCCTTCCGTTAGCACATACTCAATCCATTTCTTCATCGCTTCCGACTTCTGAGGACTGTCATACTGCTTGTACACCATCATCCAAGTGAGTCCCGTGATCGGATAGCCATCGGCTGGATTGCCTTCAAACACCCGGAAGTTCGGCGGGAAATTGACTGTAGAAAGCGCCTTGTTGGTGTTGTCGATCGAAGGGGTCAAAAATTCGCCCTTCTGATTCTGCACCGCTGCAACTGAGAGATTGTTCTTCTTCGCGAAAGAGTACTCAACATAACCAATCGAGCCTGGAGTTTTCTGAACTAATGCAGCAACACCCGGATTTCCCCGACCTCTAAGCGGATTCGTTGTCCACTTCGGAGCCGTTCCTACACCCACACGACCTTTGAAGTACGGACTCACTGCACTGAGGTGATTGGTGAAAATAAACGTTGTACCACTACCGTCTGCACGTACAACCGATTTAATGTCTGAATTCGGTAAATTTACACCACTATTGTCTTTTGCAATCTTCGGATCATTCCACTTCGTAATCCGACCTGCGAAAATTTCTGGTAACACTTCGCGTGAAAGCTTTAGATTGTTCACACCTGGAAGATTATAAACCGGAGTGACGGCTCCACCTGCGGTTGGAACCAAAATAATCCCGCGACTGACCTTCGCCATATCTTCGTCGGTCATTGCTGCATCGCTTCCACCGAAGTCAACTACACCCGCGATCACCTGGCGAATTCCGCCACCGCTTCCGATCGCTTGATAGTTCACATTGATGCTAGGTTCCTTTTTCTTAAATTCTGAAATGTATCGCTCGTACAACAAGGCAGGGAAAGTCGCGCCTGCTTCAGGGGGTGACAACGGGCTTGAAAGGTAGCAGCGATGCCGGATAGCAGCGATAAGCTCAGAAAAAAAGGAGTGAAACCAATCGATTCACTCCTACATTGTTAAAAATGTTGCCTATATTCTATCAATCCTGTTTGAAATCGCAACTCTCGGCTGCTCAATTCATCACGCTCGAAATCCTTGTCGAACTGTTGCAGCAAGAACGCAGAATTACGATTGAACGACTTGCAACGCTATTTCCCCAACCGATTCTATTTGAGAGTAGACGGCGCAATCTGCAACGATTCCTGAGTTTGCCCCAGATGACACCGGAAGCGTTATGGTTTCCCATCGCTAAGCAGTGGATTAAGCAACACATTCCGCGTGGACAAACCTTACAGATTGCACTTGACCGAACGCAATGGGATAAACATAACCTGATGATGGTCAGTTTTATTTATCAGAACCGAGCCATCCCGTTGTATTGGATATGGCTCGATAAACAAGGACAGAGTTCTCTCAAGGATCAACAAAAAGTGTTGCGCCCTGTATTTCAATTGTTGAAAAAACGTCGCTTTGTCTTATTAGGAGACCGAGAATTCCACAGTATCGAACTCGCTGCTTGGTGTGTGCAGAACCGAGTCTCGTTCGTGTTTCGTTTACCGAAGAGTACGACTGTTCAACCAGAGACAGGTGCAAGCTTTTCGCGCCTTGATCACCTGCCGCAAGTTCCCGGTGCTGCCGAACAATATCTGCAAATCCAAGTGACACAAAAACGCGGGTTCGGCAGACATAATCTGGTGATTTATCAGAAACGCGCTTATGCTCGATCCACAACGCCTGAGGTGTGGTACTTGCTCACCAATCTCACTGATGTCAATCAAGTGCTGTTTCACTACGATTTCAGGTTCTGCATCGAGCCAGGATTTAAGGACTTGAAATCCGGTGGCTACCACCTCGAAGATTGCCATGCTGATCCACGTCGATTTACCGCTCTACTCGTACTCATGACCCTCGCCTATTCACTCGCTTCAATCCAGGGACATCGCATTCGCAAAAAACAAGTGCAGCGCTATGTCGGTCGAGTCAAAGAACCCAAACGCACTCAAAATCGCCACAGCCAATTTTGGATCGGCTTGTATGGAAGTTTATGGATTGGCAGTCTCAATTTGTGGTCAACCTTGGCGCATCAACTCATGGCACTCAAACCCCAAAAACGCACCTTTTTCCAGCGAGGTCTGAACGCCATTTCCTTGATCCAGTCTGCTTTGTAGCTTCGTTGTCACCCCCTGAACGCGCCTGCACCATTGATTGTCGTAGATTGAGCGATCGCCGATAAAACTGGAGCTAGCGCGATCGCAGCCGCAACAATCAGTGCAATTCCACTACGGCGGAGCGCTTTTCTAGAGAGTATCATTGTGTCCTCGTTCTCTATGCGATCTAGTGTCGATTTAGGTAACAATGACAACCCTACAGCCTTGGTAGTTAAGTAAAAGCAAACAGAAAACTAACAATGAGTTAAATCTAGTTAAAACTTAGGTTAACAAATCTGGAACACTCAGCACAATGGCTCATTTACATCAGTAATACACTAAAAACTCAAAATAAAAGATCTATAAATGGACAGATATTGAGACGATCGCGGTACAATTTCTCTATTAGTTTTAGAACGAAGCGCTAGTCGGAATTCGTGTTACAACGAGACTGCTTCAGACCTAGACGATGAGACAGCTTGATGAAAGTGAGAACGATCGCTCTAGTCGCGATCCCGCATCTGTGCTGTAAGAAAAAATTTGTAAGATTGACAGCCCTATTCTTTTCCGATTCTGTTCTCGATTTACGCACCTTTGAATCCATGACCAAAACTCTCTCCTTACCAACCTTCCCTCAAGTTCCTGCTGCCGCCCGCTCTTTTGTCCGCCCTATGTTATTTGCGGCACTAGGATTACACGCATTCTTACTATTCACGCCCTTTCCAAAAGCAAGAGAAAAGCCACCAGAGAACAAAGAAGCTCCGGTGAAAATCACACAGTTACCCACCACGAAAGCAAGCTCGAAACAAACTCCGAAAGTTGCGATCGCAAAACCAAAACCTGCACTGCCAAAGATCAATCGCCCAAATCCGAATCCGATCGTGCAAAAGTCGATCGAGCCTCCCAAAGCACAAGAGACCAATTCTCCAGAATCCGCAGCGGCTCCCCAATCCCAATCCAAACCTTCTAACAATGCAGGAACTGCGACGGCTGCCGATTTTCCGCACTATAGTCCGTCTACTCCAAACTGTTTCGATCGTGGACTCGGTGAAAACTGTCGAGTTGCTACTGCAAATATGAATACGGTTGCAGCATTCTATCTCTCTGCACCCAAAGCAAAGGGCTTTACGCTCACTCCAGATGAAGAGACGGTTGATAAAAAGATCTACACGGTCGCAACACCAGACAAGAAAACCTTGTTCTTGCATATATTCAAAGATGAACCGACCACAGTGATCTTGCTCAGTGATAGTAAGATTCCAGACTTAGCATCACTTAAAGGCTCAGTGAACATTCCAGCAGATTACTACAATCTCCTCACTGATCTGGCTCCTCAAGTCGATCGCTCTGACAATCCCCAAACGAATGCTCAACCCGAACAGTTTCCTAAACCAGAAATGTTCTTTAACGTGATTAGTTCAGCAGAGTTGCAAACTGGAGTGATTCCAGAAATGCGACCTGGAATTGATGGCAGTCCAACCTTGATCGCGGGTCAAACGCCTGATGTGTTCTTTCAAACGATTTCGACCGCAGGACTTTCTGGAACATTCCAGGTGACTCCAAAAGGTCAGTACGGCGGCGGCAACCTTTATCAGCTCAAGAAGGATAGCACCACGTTTTACATGAACTTAGTCCCGACCAAGGACAATTCAGGAACGATCGTCGTAACGTGGTTAAGAAATCCAGGCAGCTAAGTTGAGATGAGGGGAGAAGTTCTCCCCTTTTTTTATTCGATCGCTAAAGAAACGCGATCGCCACCCACATCCCGCAATACTCCCAAAGTTTTTATCACTCGCTCATAAGGCAAAGACTTATCGGCTTTCAAAATGATGGTTCCTTTCGGATTCTTTTGAAAGTACGCAACGACTTGCTCACCCATTTGCGTCTCTGTCACCGCACCGTTATTAATTTCGACTTGTCCACTTTTCGTCACACCAATCACGAGTGGATCAGGAGGCGTTTCTTTATTCACTCCCTTATCTGTACTCGGCAGCGTTGCATCGACTGATTGAAAATTGGTCAATGTCATCGATACGATGATGAAGAACGTAAGAATCGTCATAATCACGTCCATCATCGGAACGAGATTAATTTCAGGCATTTGCGATCCTTGCTGTCGGTTTTTAAATTTCATAATCTGCCCTATACAGGAAGTTCTGCGGAATCTGAATCTTGCTGGTGCATTCCTGCCATTTCTACTCGTGTGAGTTCATTCATTGCAGGTTCGTACCAATATTGGCGATAAATCAATTCCAACTCGCTGCCAACCTTTGAGAAATAATCTATTTGCTTGGCTTGCAGCGTCACAGACACCCGGAAGATACAGAGCGCGATGATGGCAACCACCATACCGCCTGCTGTTGTCGTGAGTGCTTCTCCGATCCCAGCCGCCGCTTTTGTTGTAGCTTCCGCAGATGCGGCACCGCCACCGACGTTTAAGTTAGCAAAGGTCGCCATCAGACCTGTAACCGTTCCAAGCAATCCGAGCAGAGGCGCGATCGCAATCACACTTTCGAGCAATTTATCGCCCTTCCGCATTTTGACAAACTCCTCATCGCCTGTGGTTTCCAACGCTAACCGAAACGTTTCGGGAGTGGGTTGATTTAATTTCAAGGGAGCCAGAAGAAACCGACCGATCGGAGAGTTTGCTCGTTCTGCGATCGTTCGTGCATCCACAAGACTATATTTTGCGGCTTCTAAAACATCATGGGAAAGCTTAGCTTCGGTTCTGAGCAATGGAATCCAAAAGGTCGATCGTTCAAATGCACAGGCAAAAGTCGCCACCGACAAACCGACTAGCGGAATCATGAGCGGTCCGCCTTTGGCAAGAACTTCGTAGAGGTTAGACATACTGACTCGATCGAGAAGTGAACTGTCAAGCGTAGAGAAGACTGCCTAGAAGACAAAATCAATACACCGCAAATCAGCATATCGGAAAGGCTGATGTGAATGGGTTAAGGCAAAGTAATGAATCGTGGAACTTCTCGTTAAGGGCAATAAAAAACACCGCGACTGAGAGAAGCCACGGTGCTGAACTAGAAATTTGTAGAGTTAAAACTGCTCGTCACTACCCAGGGTCGGAATCGATGCGCCATCTAAGAAGAGGTTCTTCGCACTATCGCTTTGGTACACACAATCGACGGACAATTTATCTTTATTGTTCAGGTCGCCCACATAGCCAAACGTATTCATTCGGTTGCGGCAGTCGCGGGTTTGTTCAGCGGTCAAGAGTTTGCGCTGTTCGAGAACCGTCCAGTTTGCCCGCCTCAAAATACAAGCGGGTTCCATTGCTGCTTGAGCGACGAAGACCTTGAAGGGAACCAGCGTTACATAGAGGCGGGTACTTACTGCCATCGCGCTCGCACCGTTCTGAATACACACCTCAGCGTTGGGTGCTTTTTGGTCGAGTTGCAGGTTCGTGACCAAGCTGGTCGAGTTGGTGGGAGTAGCAGCACTAAAGGCGATTCCGACACCGATTCCTAAAACGAAAATGGCTGCGATAATTCCGATCGCAGTGGCATTAAACCATGAGGGGGAGTTATTCACAGGAGGTTTTCCTCGATTCGGTTCATAGTTATCTTCTCGATCGTAGCGATTGAACCGCTCGTCGTTGTAGGAATTGTTTCGGGGTCTACGCTTCATAGGACATGAATTGAGAAGGTTGTGAAATTCTATTCTAGCGGTTCAAGCCTTGGCTTTCTCTGAGGAGTTCGTAATAGGCTTGGGCGGTGTCTTTCATGTATTGATATTCGGCTTTGACACGCTCGTATTGGGCATCCAGTGGGACGTGCAAGTCGAGTAAAAGATCGGGGTTAAAATCGGCAATTCGAGTTCCGATTAAAGTCTCTCGCACGATTCGGACATAGACGGCGCTAAGTTCTTCGACTTTTTTGATCAGTTTTTCGGTTTCGTCGATCGCTTTTTCATAAAGCTCTAACTGCGATGAATAAAAATCAGAAACCGCAACGAGTTGAGCAATTTTATTAATTCTGACCGATTGATTTTCGAGCGCGATCGTATCTTGTTCAAGTTTCAAATGTTCTTTCATGATCGGCGCGAGTTCTGCCATCACGCGGACTTTGTTTTGCCGATGAGTGCGCGACAGGGTGATCGGTTGAACATCTTTTAAGCTGTGCCACGAGTAGATATATTCCACATCGCCTTTATCGGTAATAGTTGGAAACACGACTTGAACGCGATCGGGTCCACGAAATCGATGGGGAACCGCGAAATTGCCCAAGGGTAGATTTCGGTAGCGGTCTTCGGCTCCCTCAACCGTCACAACATTGCTGTTGATAATGGCTCGGATTTTATAGTTGTGATACTGCAAAAACAGATATGCGATCAGACCCATAAATAGAAAAACCAGCAGCAACTCCACCGCACGATCTCCAGACTTTATTCTGTTTATTGTGGCGAATTCAAGGGCGATCTTGCCACTGACTGAAGTACGATCGCGCTTTCTAGTGCAAAAATAGGGAGATTGTAACGTTTTATAGTTTATGCGATCGTCTCTCCATCGTTCTTCTCTGTCTACCTTGTGGCAAGACAGCCTCACCGTGTTTTGGGGTGATTGGCTCGATTTGCGAGTGAGAGTCACGCAGATTGTCGCTTCAGGATTAGTATCGCCGTTAATTTATATTTTGGCGTTTGGATTGGGGTTGGGAAGTTCGCTCGATAGTGTGACCAAACCGAGCGCAGGCGATAACTATCTGCAATTTATTTTGCCGGGAATGGTGGCGTTGTCTTCGATGGTGATTAGTTTCGGGGGCACGACCTTTTCGATTTGTGGCGATCGCTTATTTACGAAAACGTTTGAAGAGATCCTACTCGTTCCGGTTCATCCGCTGGCAGTGCATCTCGGCAAAATGCTGGCAGGAATTATTCGCGGATTGCTAACAGCGAGTGCAGTCATTTTGGTGGCAGTTCTGTTTACAGGAAAAGTTTGGAGTTTCTTAAATCCGTTATTCTTGCTCGTTCTGATTTTGAATTGTGCCGTATTTGCGGGTTTGGGAGTGATTGTTGGATTGAATGTGAAATCTTTAGAAGGTGTTGGAATTTATAACAATTTCGTGATTGTTCCAATGTCATTTTTAGGTGGAACTTTCTTTGATGCCGCAACTTTACCCGCATTGTTAAAAGCGATCGTATACTTGTTACCGCTGACGTATACCAGTTTAGGTTTGAGAGCAGCGGCTTATTTACCGATCGCACAATTTCCCTGGTTTGTGATTCCAGTTTTGCTCGTGATGGCGATCGCGCTTTCGGCAGTGGGCGCATATCAGTTCTCGCACTTGCAAGATTGAATAGCATGAGCTAATAATGTCTTTCTGTAGCGTGTGGTGATAGAAGTCATCTTGGAAAACGTAGAACATCTCATTCAAGCGGATGTCTTTTACATCCACAAAGTAGATCATAGAAACAATAGTCCAAAGAAATCTCAATGGACAATATCGGAAGAATTAGAAAGAAAATGTTTCAGTAACTCTCTCATTTCAAGCTGGAGTGACAAGAAGCAGGCAGAATATGAATACTGGGGATTGCATTTTGACAATGAACAAGTTGTATATCTAGGAATTACAAAATCAAGTGGAGGATCGCAGCAAGAACCACTTTTTATTGCAAAATTCTTGGATAGTAGTCAGAATAATAAGTGGCATGGGTATCCCGCAGACTACGTAAAGAATAATCAAGACAAGCCCCCGTCAATTGTCCTGAAAGCTTGGGCTGATGCTCAACATTTTTCACCCGCAACGATTAGCAAGATAGCTCAGAGTAAACCATGCAAACTCAGATTAAGTTGATCATTGAAGGGTATTACTATGATAGTCAGATATATTCTGGCTTCTTGTATCTATGGCAGATGGATGGCGCTTTGATTAAGGTAGACTGGAGCGCCCTTATCAGAAGCTTCGTGGTTCCAGATAATCTTAAATTTTCAATCGAATGTGCATTTTTGCAGGGTGAATATCTATACGGAAATCGCTGGAAACCACTATTCCAAGACGCTGAATTCAAACAACTGCTTCAACATAAATTTCACAATTTAGCGCAAATTGAAATTAGGTTCTCTAGAAAACAACTCGACCAATTTGTCATTTTTCAACAAGATAGCCCTTTTCCTTTTCCTCACGCAGACAACACGATTTATAACTTCAATCTATACGTTGCTAGTCAAGAGGGCGTGTTTGAGTCTATAACCAAAACCAAAGATAATCTTGTCTCTCGTAAAATGTGGGATGCTCCTGTCGTCAGCATCTCTGCTTCTTACAAAACTTTAGCATTGGCAGCGGGAAGCGAAGGCTTATTTCAGCAACGATTGACAAAAACACATTCCAATCGTGAACCTTTTAATTTAAATAAACAGCACTCTGGGAAAGCACGATGGTTATACGCTAGTCTATTCAGCTCTTCTTATTTCAATGAAGGCTACTTAGCTGAGTTTAAGACTATTTCAAGCGAGGATAAAAAAGAGCTAGAAAGAGAGTTTGTCGGTATTCAGCCCTCAGAATCTATTTTTAGCAATCTTTTTAACTATCAGTCCGACAGTAGCCCAACAAAGTACACATGGGGTGTACAGGATAAACTGTGCCGTGCTACCCACGACTCTGTAGAAGTTGTCAGATATAACCCGCAAGTTCAACGCGACTATGACCGAAAATTTTATCATCTTGGTGAGGTGAAGATTAATCAAGACTTGCATGGTGATGTGATTGGTGGCGATAGCTCTCTATTTGGATTTATTGTTGAATCAGATAATGGATTACTCATAATTGACAGTGAAATTAAAGTCACTTGGCTTGAGGGAGAACCCACAAATTGGCGAGTATTTCCAAGGTCGAAATACTATACCAATCAGTTACATGTGATTTATGAAGAGTATTTGTGCGTCTTTTCTTTCAACCACGATTACTTTGTAGATCAATCCAAAAAAAAAGTTGGGGTTAAATATCGCGAATTCGACTTAAATCGTAAAAGTTGAGTGAAGATAGATAATTTAAACTTCTGTATCGCAGTATTTCGCTCTATTACTTTCGGTTCCTAATCCAGTGCAAACGCTCTCCGAATCTGGAAGAAAAGCTTAAACTTTGCATAGGATTGGAAGAGCAAGATATGGAAGTTCAGGAGCTACTGCGTCGATACGAATGGGGCGATCGAGATTTTTCTGGGGTCGATTTGAGCAATGCCGACCTGAGTAATCTCACACTCGTCGATATCAATCTCGAAAATGCGAATTTGACAGGCGCAAATTTGAGTCGATCGTTCTTGATGAAAGCGAACCTCAGAGGGGCGAATTTGAATTGGGCAAATTTTCAATTCGTTAAGCTGACTGAGGGCAATTTGGCGGATACCGATTTCACCAAAGCGCGGATGAATGGAGCATTTTTGGTCAAATCGGACTTTACGCGATCGCGTCTCAGTGGAGCCGATCTAAGTCATGCAAATCTGCGCGGTGCAACGCTATTAAATGCGAATCTGTGCGGTGCAAAAATGATCAGCGTTAATCTTCG
Coding sequences within it:
- a CDS encoding hypothetical protein (conserved hypothetical protein;~similar to AA sequence:cyanobase_aa:LBDG_19820); the encoded protein is MELLLVFLFMGLIAYLFLQYHNYKIRAIINSNVVTVEGAEDRYRNLPLGNFAVPHRFRGPDRVQVVFPTITDKGDVEYIYSWHSLKDVQPITLSRTHRQNKVRVMAELAPIMKEHLKLEQDTIALENQSVRINKIAQLVAVSDFYSSQLELYEKAIDETEKLIKKVEELSAVYVRIVRETLIGTRIADFNPDLLLDLHVPLDAQYERVKAEYQYMKDTAQAYYELLRESQGLNR
- a CDS encoding biopolymer transport protein ExbB like protein (similar to AA sequence:cyanobase_aa:LBDG_22840); this translates as MSNLYEVLAKGGPLMIPLVGLSVATFACAFERSTFWIPLLRTEAKLSHDVLEAAKYSLVDARTIAERANSPIGRFLLAPLKLNQPTPETFRLALETTGDEEFVKMRKGDKLLESVIAIAPLLGLLGTVTGLMATFANLNVGGGAASAEATTKAAAGIGEALTTTAGGMVVAIIALCIFRVSVTLQAKQIDYFSKVGSELELIYRQYWYEPAMNELTRVEMAGMHQQDSDSAELPV
- a CDS encoding transposase (similar to AA sequence:cyanobase_aa:LBDG_56430), whose amino-acid sequence is MLPIFYQSCLKSQLSAAQFITLEILVELLQQERRITIERLATLFPQPILFESRRRNLQRFLSLPQMTPEALWFPIAKQWIKQHIPRGQTLQIALDRTQWDKHNLMMVSFIYQNRAIPLYWIWLDKQGQSSLKDQQKVLRPVFQLLKKRRFVLLGDREFHSIELAAWCVQNRVSFVFRLPKSTTVQPETGASFSRLDHLPQVPGAAEQYLQIQVTQKRGFGRHNLVIYQKRAYARSTTPEVWYLLTNLTDVNQVLFHYDFRFCIEPGFKDLKSGGYHLEDCHADPRRFTALLVLMTLAYSLASIQGHRIRKKQVQRYVGRVKEPKRTQNRHSQFWIGLYGSLWIGSLNLWSTLAHQLMALKPQKRTFFQRGLNAISLIQSAL
- a CDS encoding biopolymer transport protein ExbD/TolR (similar to AA sequence:cyanobase_aa:LBDG_22830) translates to MKFKNRQQGSQMPEINLVPMMDVIMTILTFFIIVSMTLTNFQSVDATLPSTDKGVNKETPPDPLVIGVTKSGQVEINNGAVTETQMGEQVVAYFQKNPKGTIILKADKSLPYERVIKTLGVLRDVGGDRVSLAIE
- a CDS encoding periplasmic phosphate binding protein (similar to AA sequence:cyanobase_aa:LBDG_22810); this translates as MSPPEAGATFPALLYERYISEFKKKEPSINVNYQAIGSGGGIRQVIAGVVDFGGSDAAMTDEDMAKVSRGIILVPTAGGAVTPVYNLPGVNNLKLSREVLPEIFAGRITKWNDPKIAKDNSGVNLPNSDIKSVVRADGSGTTFIFTNHLSAVSPYFKGRVGVGTAPKWTTNPLRGRGNPGVAALVQKTPGSIGYVEYSFAKKNNLSVAAVQNQKGEFLTPSIDNTNKALSTVNFPPNFRVFEGNPADGYPITGLTWMMVYKQYDSPQKSEAMKKWIEYVLTEGQNLNGSLDFTRIPEPVAQRALQQVRAEVKP
- a CDS encoding hypothetical protein (similar to AA sequence:cyanobase_aa:LBDG_22820), with product MKVRTIALVAIPHLCCKKKFVRLTALFFSDSVLDLRTFESMTKTLSLPTFPQVPAAARSFVRPMLFAALGLHAFLLFTPFPKAREKPPENKEAPVKITQLPTTKASSKQTPKVAIAKPKPALPKINRPNPNPIVQKSIEPPKAQETNSPESAAAPQSQSKPSNNAGTATAADFPHYSPSTPNCFDRGLGENCRVATANMNTVAAFYLSAPKAKGFTLTPDEETVDKKIYTVATPDKKTLFLHIFKDEPTTVILLSDSKIPDLASLKGSVNIPADYYNLLTDLAPQVDRSDNPQTNAQPEQFPKPEMFFNVISSAELQTGVIPEMRPGIDGSPTLIAGQTPDVFFQTISTAGLSGTFQVTPKGQYGGGNLYQLKKDSTTFYMNLVPTKDNSGTIVVTWLRNPGS
- a CDS encoding hypothetical protein (similar to AA sequence:cyanobase_aa:LBDG_22800), yielding MYRLWHSLVLVPVLAGSIALSASAQERVTSIDEISNPTLKGQVTSVSQLSDVRPTDWAFQALQSLVERYGCIAGYPDRTYRGNRALTRFEFAAGLNACLDRVNELIAASTADLVKKEDLATLQKLQEEFTAELATLRGAVDSLEARTTTLERQQFSTTTKLTGEAILSVSQVFGADRAITSDQQRVVDAAATPAARTAARNAAITGSATNPDRDVRENAIFASRVRIAFDTSFTGRDRLRTQLQARNITAFSGTGATGITGTNMTRLGYDGTNNNSIELRLEYRFPLGDQTTVFLGTGTNDGLEFNDSIATLSPFESSGNGAISRFGRFNPIYRASTGTGIIINQRLGREFTAGNNFTLSVGYLVPTADAQDPSTDRGLFSGSYAAIAQLAYQPTPNLGIGFTYANAYYSTGSGITGSTGSAFANNPFGSNQTLNTAGNVPTTTNQFGLQANIRLSPGLALAGWAGLTDAKATRTVGATAATRTVREGDRATIFNWAVGLAFPDLFKEGSLGGIIFGMPPKVTSSDFGLATPTAVSARREDRSSSYHLEVFYRYRLNDNISITPGAFVIFNPEGNSANNAIYVGTIRTTFTF
- a CDS encoding hypothetical protein (hypothetical protein MicvaDRAFT_5028;~similar to AA sequence:cyanobase_aa:LBDG_19830), giving the protein MKRRPRNNSYNDERFNRYDREDNYEPNRGKPPVNNSPSWFNATAIGIIAAIFVLGIGVGIAFSAATPTNSTSLVTNLQLDQKAPNAEVCIQNGASAMAVSTRLYVTLVPFKVFVAQAAMEPACILRRANWTVLEQRKLLTAEQTRDCRNRMNTFGYVGDLNNKDKLSVDCVYQSDSAKNLFLDGASIPTLGSDEQF
- a CDS encoding ABC transporter (similar to AA sequence:cyanobase_aa:LBDG_19810), with product MRSSLHRSSLSTLWQDSLTVFWGDWLDLRVRVTQIVASGLVSPLIYILAFGLGLGSSLDSVTKPSAGDNYLQFILPGMVALSSMVISFGGTTFSICGDRLFTKTFEEILLVPVHPLAVHLGKMLAGIIRGLLTASAVILVAVLFTGKVWSFLNPLFLLVLILNCAVFAGLGVIVGLNVKSLEGVGIYNNFVIVPMSFLGGTFFDAATLPALLKAIVYLLPLTYTSLGLRAAAYLPIAQFPWFVIPVLLVMAIALSAVGAYQFSHLQD